TGGGCACTGGTTGGTGGCACAGCAATTATACCGATTTCCACATTGCGTTCTTTGACGATGTCCTCAAAGCGATCCACATGCTCGACAACAAGACCACCCGGAAGCTTCTTGCCCACCTTTTTGGGATCCACGTCAAAAGCGGCCACAAAACGGTAGCCGTGTTTCAAGAAGTTGCCATGACGGATAAGGGCCGAGCCTAGATTCCCCACACCAAACAGGGCCATGTTCCACTGACGGTTGAGCCCGAGGATCTCTTTTATCTCTGCAAACAGATCCACGACCCGATAGCCAACACCGCGCACGCCGAACTCACCGAAGTAAGCCAGGTCTTTTCTTATCTGGGCTGGATTTACACCACACTGCTTGGCCAGCCGTTCAGAAGAGATCACATCAATGTCGTTGGCCATCAGCTCGTCAAGGTTCCTCAGATAGATGGAAAGACGATTGATTGTGGCCATTGGAATCTTGGCAAATTTCATACGCTGTCGTTCCTGCTGCAGCTCTCGCTGGACCTTGTCGACAAAGATATTTTAAACAAGCTGAGTTGGTTCCACAAGACCTGAATACCTGTCCCTGGGAAGCACCCGAGAAACAGCCGGATCTGCCCTGACTGTTTCTCGGGCTCTTTTCTGCCGAGTTTGGCTTAATGGGCAGCC
This genomic window from Deltaproteobacteria bacterium contains:
- a CDS encoding redox-sensing transcriptional repressor Rex, which translates into the protein MKFAKIPMATINRLSIYLRNLDELMANDIDVISSERLAKQCGVNPAQIRKDLAYFGEFGVRGVGYRVVDLFAEIKEILGLNRQWNMALFGVGNLGSALIRHGNFLKHGYRFVAAFDVDPKKVGKKLPGGLVVEHVDRFEDIVKERNVEIGIIAVPPTSAQSVANQLILAGINGILNFSPVQIQVPDCCRVENVDFSIKLDNLAYHISSTSA